In Desulfosoma caldarium, the following are encoded in one genomic region:
- a CDS encoding DUF4390 domain-containing protein has protein sequence MNLKVYPDPPSLKISFRIDNCFNEDMEQAVQSGVPTTFRIHLVVDKAGLPWIRERLLQATVERTIRYDTLHEQYFVSRAEDPSSWLSTKRWEEAKAWMSEVRGLPVMALWRLVPDQTYLIQVKAELSKAQVPSILRYIFFFVSLWDFETPWVTAAYTHAPTR, from the coding sequence ATGAACTTAAAAGTTTACCCCGACCCGCCCAGCCTCAAAATCAGCTTTCGCATCGACAACTGCTTCAATGAGGACATGGAACAGGCCGTACAGAGCGGCGTGCCCACGACCTTTCGCATTCACCTTGTCGTGGACAAGGCGGGGCTGCCGTGGATTCGTGAGCGTTTGCTGCAAGCCACCGTGGAGCGCACAATTCGCTACGACACCTTGCATGAGCAGTATTTCGTCTCCCGCGCGGAAGACCCCAGCTCGTGGCTTTCGACCAAGCGTTGGGAAGAGGCCAAAGCATGGATGAGCGAGGTGAGGGGCCTGCCGGTCATGGCTCTGTGGCGGTTGGTTCCGGATCAGACCTACCTCATTCAAGTCAAGGCGGAACTGTCCAAGGCTCAAGTGCCTTCCATTCTTCGATACATATTCTTCTTCGTGAGTCTATGGGATTTTGAAACACCTTGGGTGACCGCCGCTTATACCCACGCACCGACCCGTTGA
- a CDS encoding sigma-54-dependent transcriptional regulator, with translation MALKVLVVDDEPNILRSLKGVLEDEGYEAVLAATGEAALEELRKELPDVVLLDIWLPGMDGLEVLRQIKEIYPSLPVIIISGHGTIETAVRATRMGAFDFVEKPLSLERVLVSVQNALQVSRLESDNLIWRQKAEKRYQITGQSPAIVRLREFIERAAPSNATVLITGENGTGKELAARAIHFLSARRERPLIEVNCAAIPEELIESELFGHEKGAFTGAQERRRGKFDLADGGTLFLDEIGDMSLKTQAKILRILQEQSFERVGGSRTIRVDVRIVAATNKDLAEEIQAGRFRQDLYFRLNVIPIHVPPLRERLEDIPLLVEDFLDQLSRESSMGRKVIAPEVYPLLSRYAWPGNVRELKNFVERLVIMTPSRTITLKDLPGDFLHRLGHDESTTDPYGCPTFREARAHFEREYLWRKLREFDWNVSLTAQNIGLERTHLHRKMKTLGLRPASEKEKIGENRSVRFP, from the coding sequence ATGGCATTGAAAGTTTTGGTGGTGGACGACGAACCGAATATCCTTCGATCCCTCAAGGGCGTTTTAGAAGACGAGGGCTATGAGGCGGTCTTGGCCGCCACCGGCGAGGCGGCTTTGGAGGAACTGCGCAAGGAGCTTCCCGATGTGGTGCTGCTGGACATTTGGCTTCCGGGCATGGACGGCTTGGAGGTGCTTCGGCAGATCAAGGAGATATATCCGTCACTGCCTGTGATCATCATTTCCGGGCACGGCACCATTGAAACCGCCGTGCGAGCGACCCGTATGGGAGCCTTTGATTTTGTGGAAAAGCCTTTGTCATTGGAACGGGTGTTGGTGAGCGTGCAAAATGCCTTGCAGGTTTCACGGCTAGAGTCGGACAATCTTATCTGGCGCCAAAAGGCGGAAAAACGGTACCAAATCACGGGCCAGAGCCCGGCCATCGTGCGGCTGCGGGAATTCATCGAACGGGCGGCTCCCAGCAATGCCACGGTGCTGATCACCGGAGAAAACGGCACAGGCAAAGAACTGGCTGCGCGCGCCATTCATTTTCTCAGTGCCCGAAGGGAGAGGCCTCTCATCGAAGTCAATTGTGCCGCCATTCCCGAAGAACTCATCGAAAGCGAACTCTTCGGCCATGAAAAAGGGGCATTCACGGGGGCTCAGGAAAGGCGGCGAGGGAAATTTGACCTGGCGGACGGTGGCACCTTGTTCCTCGATGAGATTGGGGACATGAGCCTCAAGACTCAGGCCAAGATCTTGCGCATTTTGCAGGAACAGTCCTTTGAACGGGTGGGCGGTTCTCGAACCATTCGCGTGGATGTGCGCATCGTGGCGGCCACCAACAAGGATTTGGCCGAAGAAATTCAAGCGGGCCGGTTTCGCCAGGATCTCTATTTTCGATTGAACGTCATTCCCATTCACGTGCCCCCTTTGCGGGAGCGCCTGGAGGACATTCCCTTGCTGGTGGAGGATTTTCTGGATCAATTGTCTCGAGAAAGTTCCATGGGCCGCAAGGTCATCGCCCCGGAAGTCTATCCTTTGCTGAGTCGGTATGCGTGGCCGGGAAATGTGCGGGAACTGAAAAATTTCGTGGAGCGTCTGGTCATTATGACACCCTCTCGCACCATCACCCTCAAGGATTTGCCGGGGGATTTTTTGCACCGGCTAGGCCACGACGAATCGACAACCGACCCCTATGGGTGCCCGACCTTCAGGGAAGCCCGCGCCCATTTCGAAAGGGAATACCTGTGGAGAAAACTCAGGGAATTTGACTGGAACGTATCGCTCACCGCCCAAAACATCGGCCTGGAACGAACCCACCTGCATCGAAAGATGAAAACCTTGGGATTGCGCCCTGCCAGCGAAAAGGAAAAAATCGGTGAAAACCGCTCGGTCCGGTTCCCTTGA
- a CDS encoding sensor histidine kinase, whose product MKSPDAAMIRRRRRRERVVILAVLTVVLVLGSLQGWLFHYQSELPLFGNVLLIALVNINLILLLLLLYLVIRQLVKLVFERKKGVLGHRLRTRLTLAFVALTLIPTVPLFGVAVQFMSLSLDYWFSAQVEQSLAQSVELGKGYVRQVQRDLLQELELVEAEVFPQESAHENGVFLFDVPPMFWQRHQLDAVFVVDGKGKALRVVWQRPEWARFETALAQTIQERLRDSRAMMEGLLMPLGEDGDALVVWHPLREARHEPFQPSYLGVLRKFPPDLAAQLNTVVQGYQNYRQLKLFQAPLKITYVIAFSIVTLLVAFAAIWFGLYLARHITGPIQSLLTATNQVAQGDLGVSLHVDREDEMGLLMASFNHMVRDLRANREQLTQAYQALQESHMELEARRRYMEIVLANIGAGVVGVDADGRVRAMNKAAEQMSGIRADEITGRHYGDFLQPEHMDVVKSFLRLYGISRQTYLEKQVEVLVGNRPLALLVKVSVLQDENQRPQGAVVVLDDLSELQRAQRAAAWREVARRIAHEIKNPLTPIRLSAQRLQRRCDKGMAVADTVVRECTETIIQQVDHMKRLVNEFSQFARMPEARPQPCNLKLLAQEAVTLYRHTYTNIRFHVTFNEDFPDLLLDPDQFRQVLNNLLENAVQALNGQEGEVEIRLDYDPILKIARLECADTGPGLSVEAKARAFEPYYSTREKGTGLGLAIVAKIVADHHGFVRLRDNEPRGTVFVIELPATFGDNAP is encoded by the coding sequence ATGAAGTCCCCAGATGCCGCCATGATTCGCCGACGCCGTCGACGAGAAAGGGTCGTGATTCTGGCGGTCCTGACCGTGGTGTTGGTCTTGGGATCCCTTCAGGGTTGGCTCTTTCACTACCAATCGGAACTGCCCCTTTTCGGCAACGTTTTGCTCATCGCCCTGGTGAACATCAACCTAATTCTGCTGCTTCTGCTTCTGTATCTGGTGATTCGCCAGTTGGTAAAGTTGGTCTTTGAACGCAAAAAAGGCGTGCTGGGCCACAGACTTCGCACGCGACTTACTCTAGCCTTTGTGGCTTTAACCCTCATTCCCACCGTGCCTCTTTTTGGCGTGGCCGTGCAGTTCATGAGCCTTAGTCTGGATTATTGGTTCAGCGCCCAGGTGGAGCAGTCATTGGCGCAGAGTGTGGAGTTGGGAAAGGGGTATGTGCGCCAGGTGCAGCGGGATCTGCTCCAAGAACTGGAGTTGGTGGAGGCTGAGGTGTTTCCCCAGGAGTCCGCCCACGAAAACGGCGTGTTCCTTTTCGATGTGCCTCCCATGTTTTGGCAGAGGCATCAGTTGGACGCCGTCTTTGTCGTGGACGGGAAGGGAAAGGCACTGCGAGTGGTCTGGCAGCGGCCGGAGTGGGCACGGTTTGAGACGGCTCTTGCCCAAACAATTCAAGAACGCCTTCGGGATTCGAGGGCGATGATGGAGGGGTTGCTGATGCCCTTGGGAGAAGACGGGGACGCCCTTGTGGTGTGGCACCCTCTGCGCGAAGCACGCCATGAACCGTTCCAGCCGAGCTACCTGGGGGTGTTGCGAAAATTCCCGCCGGACCTTGCAGCGCAATTGAACACGGTGGTGCAGGGCTATCAAAATTACCGGCAATTGAAGCTCTTTCAGGCCCCCTTGAAAATCACCTATGTGATTGCCTTTTCCATTGTGACGCTTTTGGTGGCTTTTGCGGCCATCTGGTTCGGCTTGTACTTGGCGCGTCACATCACCGGCCCGATTCAAAGCTTGCTGACGGCCACAAACCAAGTGGCTCAAGGGGATCTGGGCGTGAGCCTGCACGTGGACCGAGAAGACGAAATGGGCCTGCTCATGGCCTCCTTCAACCACATGGTGCGCGATTTGCGAGCGAACCGAGAACAACTGACCCAGGCGTATCAAGCGCTCCAGGAAAGCCATATGGAATTGGAAGCGAGGCGCCGGTATATGGAAATCGTTTTGGCCAATATTGGCGCCGGGGTTGTGGGAGTGGACGCGGATGGAAGAGTCCGGGCCATGAACAAGGCGGCCGAACAGATGTCCGGAATTCGCGCCGACGAGATCACGGGGCGGCATTACGGGGATTTTCTGCAGCCGGAACACATGGACGTGGTTAAATCCTTTCTCCGGCTTTATGGCATCAGTCGGCAAACCTACTTGGAAAAACAGGTAGAGGTTCTGGTGGGCAACCGCCCCCTAGCTCTGCTGGTCAAGGTCAGTGTTTTGCAAGATGAGAACCAGAGGCCTCAGGGTGCCGTGGTCGTCTTGGACGATCTCAGCGAACTGCAAAGGGCGCAGCGTGCGGCGGCCTGGCGGGAAGTGGCGCGCCGCATCGCCCATGAAATTAAAAACCCCCTCACTCCGATTCGACTCTCCGCCCAAAGGCTGCAGCGCCGTTGCGATAAAGGCATGGCGGTGGCGGATACGGTGGTCCGCGAATGCACAGAAACCATTATTCAGCAGGTGGACCATATGAAGCGACTGGTGAATGAATTTTCTCAATTTGCCCGCATGCCGGAAGCCCGCCCTCAGCCTTGCAATTTAAAGCTCTTGGCCCAGGAAGCCGTCACGTTGTACCGTCACACTTATACAAACATTCGGTTTCACGTCACATTCAATGAGGACTTTCCGGACCTTTTGCTGGATCCGGATCAGTTTCGCCAGGTCTTGAACAATCTGTTGGAAAACGCCGTGCAGGCTCTGAACGGTCAAGAGGGAGAGGTGGAAATTCGACTGGACTATGATCCTATTCTTAAAATCGCTCGATTGGAATGCGCGGACACGGGGCCCGGATTGTCCGTGGAAGCCAAGGCAAGGGCCTTTGAACCCTATTATTCCACCAGAGAAAAGGGCACGGGATTAGGGTTGGCCATTGTGGCCAAGATCGTGGCGGATCATCATGGCTTTGTGCGGCTTCGAGACAACGAACCGCGCGGCACGGTGTTCGTCATCGAACTGCCGGCGACCTTTGGCGACAATGCCCCGTAA
- the recB gene encoding exodeoxyribonuclease V subunit beta translates to MTQSLDSFQLPLNGVRLIEASAGTGKTHNIVTLVLRFILEKNLSIGQILVVTYTNAATEELRDRIRQRLHEAWRQMSTGQFNDPELAAFCKTLDSSQRANFLRLLRKAVCRMDEAAVFTIHGFCQRVLQEFALECGLAFHWDVLPDDAALYREAAADFWRHLMKKAHPMEVLWLLENWKGPDGLLQHLAPLKSPVPPKILPEPSATHGPNFSQADALFQVIRTMWLEHQKDIEDTLRNHKGLDRRTYNNKAVDDLLETVKALCASNTPPPTLPPSFEKLTASMLARKTKPGENPPAHPFFELCERFWQFMPKLLEGHRIELLKSAEAFVRQAVWRRKEAERVLAFDDLLVRLEQALSSDPWGRVLSERIRQKYPVALIDEFQDTDPLQYAIFQKIYATPNGSAPLCLIGDPKQAIYSFRGADIFSYVRAKRDAGPKNTYTMDTNWRSSSGLVTAVNHLFSRHPYPFVFHQDIPFQAVRSAPTADTRPLCLDGKPSAGLMVRFLSSRHLDTSKEGFILSEAAQKGAAADCAAFIATLLNLADQNRATIGAGRLKANHIAVLVRSHREGRIMQEALRQRGVASVSLQRESVFDSQEAEDLTAILGAVANPANERLLRTALATETLGWNASRIIAMERHDTLMEDVQSRFHRYRELWNRRGFLASFMALLKEENVPSHVRSLPAGERRLTNLLHLAELLHQADQTHSGVDRLLRWFKDRRRAQYAPEEEQLRLESDETLVQVVTIHKSKGLEYPVVFVPFPWTIKPRGAQKNDPVRFHDPHNLSLRVDLGSVNIEENRRRAYREEMAENMRLLYVALTRAKSLCVLCWGRIHGASASAMAYLLFPRLNTDPLQELPQSAMDNFFKDEDLKNSLEDIARSSSGAITVEDADVHGRARRHPSSEKTPEFRARKFHRDLGVPWRVTSYTHLALGAEPYTPDDDAVAEEEPERGAHDQEIEPVFLFPRGPRAGQCLHEIFEKVHFSMASAQDLQANVAAALARHGLEPHWQEPVLSMVENVLETSLHHDHGSLTLKDLEAGDAFPEWEFHFTLGPLDPLRLYNALKDTALYERSVNGLQFEMLQGLVRGFIDLVFRRHGRYFIADYKSNHLGNRVEDYARSRLESAMHEHRYPLQMLLYTVALHRYLSVRLPDYDYDTHFGGVFYLFLRGMRRDNQGSTGVFYHRPERGVVDRLEDLFRRNGLEDHTHGERIGGVGPTGDSALH, encoded by the coding sequence ATGACACAAAGCCTAGATTCGTTTCAGCTCCCCTTGAACGGCGTGCGGCTCATTGAAGCCAGTGCCGGCACGGGGAAAACGCACAACATCGTCACCCTCGTCCTTCGCTTTATTTTAGAAAAGAACCTTTCCATCGGCCAAATTCTCGTCGTCACCTACACCAACGCGGCCACCGAGGAATTGCGCGACCGCATTCGCCAGCGACTTCATGAGGCGTGGCGGCAGATGTCCACCGGGCAGTTCAACGATCCTGAGCTCGCTGCATTCTGCAAGACGCTTGATTCATCCCAGAGGGCAAACTTTTTACGGCTTCTCAGAAAAGCCGTCTGCCGCATGGATGAAGCGGCCGTTTTCACCATTCACGGATTTTGTCAAAGGGTCCTTCAGGAATTCGCCTTGGAGTGCGGGCTTGCCTTTCATTGGGACGTGTTGCCCGACGATGCCGCCTTGTATCGAGAAGCCGCCGCCGATTTCTGGCGCCACCTCATGAAAAAAGCGCACCCCATGGAAGTGCTATGGCTTCTTGAGAACTGGAAAGGGCCGGACGGATTGCTGCAGCACCTGGCGCCTCTCAAAAGCCCTGTGCCTCCAAAGATTCTCCCCGAACCTTCCGCGACACATGGGCCGAACTTTTCTCAGGCGGATGCATTGTTTCAAGTAATTCGAACCATGTGGCTCGAACACCAAAAAGACATCGAAGACACTCTTCGCAACCACAAGGGACTCGATCGCAGGACCTATAACAATAAAGCTGTGGACGATCTTCTTGAGACCGTGAAAGCACTCTGCGCCTCCAACACACCGCCCCCCACGCTGCCACCCTCCTTTGAAAAGCTGACCGCATCAATGCTGGCCCGAAAGACCAAGCCCGGAGAGAATCCACCCGCTCATCCTTTCTTTGAACTTTGTGAACGCTTCTGGCAGTTTATGCCAAAGCTGCTCGAAGGGCATCGAATCGAGCTCTTGAAGTCCGCCGAAGCTTTTGTGAGGCAAGCCGTATGGCGACGCAAGGAGGCCGAGCGGGTTCTCGCCTTTGACGATCTTCTGGTACGGCTCGAACAAGCCCTTTCTTCCGACCCATGGGGTCGAGTCCTTTCCGAAAGGATTCGGCAAAAATACCCAGTGGCCCTCATCGACGAATTTCAGGACACCGACCCCCTGCAATACGCCATTTTTCAAAAAATTTATGCCACACCGAACGGGTCTGCGCCTCTGTGCCTCATCGGCGACCCGAAGCAGGCCATCTACAGCTTTCGCGGCGCCGACATCTTTTCCTACGTGCGCGCCAAGCGAGATGCCGGGCCCAAGAACACCTACACCATGGACACCAATTGGCGCTCCTCATCGGGGCTCGTTACCGCCGTGAACCACCTCTTTTCCAGGCACCCTTACCCTTTCGTCTTTCATCAAGACATTCCCTTTCAAGCGGTGCGCAGCGCTCCCACGGCCGACACCAGGCCGCTGTGCCTTGATGGCAAGCCTTCCGCGGGCCTAATGGTACGCTTTTTGTCGTCGAGACATCTCGACACGAGTAAAGAAGGCTTCATCCTTTCCGAAGCGGCACAGAAGGGCGCTGCGGCGGACTGCGCGGCCTTCATCGCGACCCTTTTAAACCTTGCCGACCAGAACCGGGCCACCATCGGCGCAGGCCGCCTCAAGGCAAACCACATCGCCGTGCTGGTGCGGTCCCACCGAGAAGGCCGCATCATGCAAGAAGCGCTGCGACAGAGGGGCGTGGCCAGTGTGAGTTTGCAAAGGGAAAGCGTTTTCGATTCCCAGGAGGCCGAGGACCTCACGGCAATCCTTGGGGCAGTGGCCAATCCCGCCAACGAACGCCTGCTGCGCACGGCCTTGGCCACGGAAACCCTCGGCTGGAACGCATCCCGGATCATCGCCATGGAACGCCACGACACCCTCATGGAAGATGTGCAATCCCGGTTTCATCGCTATCGAGAGCTGTGGAATCGTCGTGGGTTTCTGGCATCGTTCATGGCCCTGCTCAAGGAAGAAAACGTCCCGAGCCACGTGCGATCCCTTCCCGCCGGAGAACGACGTTTGACCAATCTGCTGCACCTTGCGGAACTGCTGCATCAGGCCGATCAGACCCATTCCGGAGTAGACAGACTGCTGCGTTGGTTCAAAGATCGTCGACGTGCACAGTACGCTCCGGAGGAAGAACAGCTGCGCCTGGAAAGCGATGAAACTTTGGTGCAGGTGGTGACGATTCATAAAAGCAAGGGTCTGGAATACCCGGTCGTGTTTGTGCCCTTTCCCTGGACCATCAAACCCCGAGGCGCCCAAAAGAACGATCCGGTGCGCTTTCATGACCCTCATAACCTGTCGCTTCGTGTGGATTTGGGGTCCGTGAATATCGAAGAAAATCGGCGACGCGCCTACCGGGAAGAGATGGCGGAAAACATGCGCCTGCTCTACGTGGCCTTGACGCGAGCCAAGTCCCTATGCGTCCTATGCTGGGGCCGCATTCATGGGGCCTCGGCTTCGGCCATGGCGTATTTGCTGTTTCCCCGCCTCAATACGGACCCTCTTCAGGAGTTGCCGCAAAGCGCCATGGACAATTTCTTCAAAGATGAAGACCTGAAAAACAGCCTGGAAGACATCGCTCGGTCTTCCTCGGGGGCCATCACCGTGGAAGATGCCGATGTGCACGGTCGGGCACGCCGGCATCCTTCCAGCGAGAAGACTCCCGAGTTTCGGGCGAGGAAATTTCACAGGGATTTGGGTGTGCCGTGGCGCGTCACCAGCTACACTCACTTGGCCCTGGGAGCGGAACCGTACACGCCCGACGACGATGCCGTGGCGGAGGAAGAACCTGAGCGGGGCGCACACGATCAGGAAATCGAACCCGTTTTTCTTTTCCCTCGAGGCCCACGAGCAGGTCAGTGTCTCCATGAAATCTTTGAAAAAGTGCACTTCTCCATGGCATCGGCTCAAGACTTGCAGGCAAACGTGGCCGCCGCTTTGGCGCGTCATGGACTGGAACCTCATTGGCAGGAGCCGGTCCTTTCCATGGTCGAAAACGTTCTGGAAACCTCTCTCCACCATGACCACGGTTCGCTCACCCTCAAAGACCTCGAGGCCGGGGATGCTTTCCCCGAATGGGAATTTCACTTTACCTTGGGTCCACTGGACCCTTTGCGCCTTTACAACGCCTTGAAGGATACGGCCTTATACGAAAGGTCGGTCAATGGGTTGCAATTCGAGATGCTTCAGGGGCTGGTGCGAGGCTTTATCGACCTGGTCTTTCGACGCCATGGCCGCTATTTCATCGCCGACTACAAGTCCAATCATTTGGGAAATCGCGTGGAAGACTACGCGCGTAGCCGGCTCGAATCGGCCATGCATGAGCACCGCTATCCTCTGCAAATGCTCTTGTACACCGTGGCTTTGCATCGATACCTTTCGGTTCGCCTACCCGATTACGACTACGACACCCATTTCGGGGGAGTCTTTTACCTGTTCCTGCGAGGCATGCGCCGGGATAATCAAGGAAGCACAGGGGTTTTTTATCACCGTCCCGAAAGAGGCGTCGTGGATCGGCTGGAGGATCTATTTCGCCGAAATGGCCTTGAGGACCACACGCATGGAGAACGGATTGGAGGCGTTGGACCAACTGGGGACTCTGCGCTCCATTGA
- the recD gene encoding exodeoxyribonuclease V subunit alpha, whose protein sequence is MENGLEALDQLGTLRSIDRCFAQWVAARDSDGLQSAVGLAAALASLRLSHGDVCVDLQDWAGKPLFYEARTSQAHFVGLPLDNWLDALAQSQAVYHVNANSTPATSIDQRPLEKAAVSQAAMRPDGHEAFVPTRPLVLDGTRLYLARYWFYECDLARRLRKVAEGWIDLAPQAVRAAIEAVFSPVSQDDAIDWQRVATAVAAMKRLCIISGGPGTGKTHTVACILAVLHQLHGQRPPRIALAAPTGKAAARITESLRQSPASFAHRIPWKENFPKEAMTLHRLLGVRQGRAVPRHSPENPLHLDVLIVDEASMIDLPLMAHTAAALPPHARLILLGDKDQLASVEAGHVFSDLCGRLSQGLVHQKNQGLIRSREWMEKLQAVTGMTFPESSFCGVKARSPLSECTVFLEKNYRFPPHSPLGRLAASIRAGAFDAEVFKGKPFSPPKVLPRAEHAEVRWRWAQEHELFQALSPVVNGRFQKVACAESLQEAFGELDSFRILCAVREGPYGVMAINDLVETALARCQRIPAGARAYKGRPVLILENDYRVGLFNGDVGLLWPDPEDNRLKAWFRKMDGTLHKVPLSRLPAHETAYAMTVHKSQGSEFSHVLVILPDRHVSVLTRELLYTAVTRARDGVEIWAHEDILKNTLQRVTQRRSGLGFRLWGGP, encoded by the coding sequence ATGGAGAACGGATTGGAGGCGTTGGACCAACTGGGGACTCTGCGCTCCATTGACCGCTGCTTTGCGCAATGGGTTGCGGCAAGAGACTCCGATGGGCTGCAGAGTGCTGTAGGATTGGCGGCAGCTCTGGCGAGCCTGCGGCTCAGCCATGGGGATGTGTGCGTCGATCTGCAGGATTGGGCCGGAAAACCCCTTTTTTACGAAGCCCGAACCAGCCAGGCGCACTTTGTGGGGTTGCCACTGGATAACTGGCTCGATGCCCTGGCCCAGTCCCAGGCAGTCTATCACGTGAATGCCAATTCCACGCCTGCCACCTCAATTGATCAACGCCCCCTTGAAAAAGCCGCCGTGTCGCAGGCCGCCATGCGGCCCGATGGCCACGAAGCCTTTGTCCCAACTCGCCCCTTGGTCCTGGACGGGACGCGGCTCTATCTTGCCCGATACTGGTTTTACGAATGCGACCTGGCGCGGCGCCTAAGAAAAGTTGCCGAGGGCTGGATCGATCTTGCGCCGCAAGCCGTGCGTGCCGCCATCGAAGCAGTTTTTTCGCCGGTTTCGCAGGACGATGCCATAGACTGGCAAAGGGTTGCCACGGCCGTTGCCGCCATGAAAAGACTGTGCATTATTTCTGGAGGTCCCGGCACGGGAAAAACGCACACGGTCGCCTGCATTCTCGCCGTTCTGCATCAGCTCCACGGACAGCGGCCTCCGCGCATTGCCCTGGCCGCTCCAACGGGCAAAGCCGCGGCCCGCATCACCGAGTCTCTGCGCCAATCCCCGGCCTCCTTTGCCCATAGAATCCCGTGGAAGGAAAACTTTCCCAAAGAAGCCATGACACTTCACCGGCTTCTCGGAGTGCGCCAGGGACGCGCCGTCCCTCGACACAGCCCGGAAAATCCTCTTCATCTAGACGTTCTGATTGTGGACGAGGCCTCCATGATCGATCTGCCGCTCATGGCCCATACGGCAGCCGCTTTACCACCTCATGCCCGGTTGATCCTCCTTGGAGACAAAGATCAGCTGGCCTCGGTAGAAGCGGGCCATGTGTTTTCCGACCTGTGCGGGCGACTTTCCCAGGGGCTCGTTCATCAAAAGAATCAGGGCCTTATCAGAAGCCGCGAATGGATGGAAAAGCTTCAGGCGGTAACAGGCATGACATTTCCTGAATCATCCTTCTGTGGCGTTAAGGCTCGCTCCCCTCTCAGTGAGTGCACGGTTTTTTTGGAAAAAAATTATCGCTTTCCGCCTCATAGCCCCCTCGGCCGTCTGGCTGCAAGCATTCGGGCCGGAGCCTTCGATGCCGAGGTTTTCAAGGGAAAGCCGTTTTCACCACCAAAGGTCCTACCACGAGCGGAACATGCCGAGGTGCGGTGGCGCTGGGCCCAAGAACACGAACTCTTTCAGGCCTTGAGCCCTGTGGTCAATGGGCGCTTTCAGAAGGTGGCCTGCGCCGAGAGTCTTCAAGAGGCCTTCGGAGAGCTTGACTCTTTTCGCATTCTATGCGCGGTGCGGGAAGGCCCCTATGGAGTGATGGCTATTAACGATCTCGTGGAAACGGCTCTAGCGCGATGTCAACGCATCCCGGCAGGAGCCCGTGCCTACAAGGGCAGGCCCGTGCTCATTCTTGAAAACGATTACCGCGTGGGTCTTTTCAACGGCGATGTGGGCCTTCTGTGGCCAGACCCCGAGGACAATCGCCTTAAAGCCTGGTTCCGTAAGATGGATGGCACTCTTCACAAAGTGCCTCTCTCTCGCCTGCCTGCTCATGAGACCGCCTACGCCATGACGGTGCACAAGTCCCAGGGGTCCGAATTCTCCCACGTCCTCGTGATCCTTCCGGATCGCCACGTCAGCGTACTTACCAGGGAACTGCTCTACACTGCGGTCACCCGCGCGCGGGACGGCGTGGAAATTTGGGCTCACGAAGACATTCTTAAAAACACCTTACAGCGCGTGACCCAACGGCGCTCCGGCCTGGGTTTCCGCCTGTGGGGCGGCCCGTGA
- the fbp gene encoding fructose-1,6-bisphosphate aldolase/phosphatase: MRITLTAIKADIGSVGGHIQPSRRLLETVLEYVKQHHRGLLIDFRVTYTGDDIAILCTHTGGVGNEDVHRLAWEAFKAGTDVAKDQGLYGAGQDLLKDAFAGNVRGLGPAVAEMDIEERTSEPFLFFAADKTDPGAYNLPLYLAFADPMYCSGLILSPGMFQGFSFTIMDVSHVEADRVITLNAPEELYDMAALLRDPERFVIESIHSRQTGEQAVAVSTTRLHNIAGKYTGKDDPIMLVRVQGAFPATGEVLAPFNLGAYVAGFMRGSHNGPLMPVKQNTGTSFFDGPPIVSCAAYCVHHGRLSGAVDAFDHPYWDRVRQKVSDKATEIRRQGFFGNAMLPYAELEYGGIVQKLKDLDQRFQLR, from the coding sequence ATGAGAATCACACTGACGGCCATCAAGGCGGACATCGGCAGCGTCGGAGGGCACATTCAGCCCAGCCGCAGGTTGTTGGAAACGGTGCTGGAGTATGTCAAGCAGCACCACCGGGGACTGCTCATCGATTTTCGGGTCACCTACACCGGCGATGACATCGCCATCCTGTGCACGCACACCGGGGGGGTGGGCAATGAGGATGTGCATCGATTAGCCTGGGAAGCTTTCAAGGCGGGAACGGACGTGGCCAAAGATCAGGGGCTCTACGGCGCAGGCCAGGATCTTCTCAAAGACGCTTTTGCGGGCAATGTTCGAGGGCTCGGGCCTGCGGTGGCGGAAATGGACATCGAAGAAAGAACGTCGGAGCCTTTTTTGTTTTTCGCCGCCGACAAGACCGATCCCGGCGCCTACAACCTGCCCCTCTATTTGGCCTTTGCCGATCCCATGTATTGTTCCGGTCTCATACTTTCCCCGGGCATGTTTCAGGGCTTTTCTTTCACCATTATGGATGTGAGCCATGTGGAAGCCGACCGCGTCATCACCTTGAACGCTCCGGAAGAACTTTACGACATGGCCGCTTTGCTGCGGGATCCCGAACGATTTGTCATCGAATCCATCCATTCTCGGCAGACGGGGGAGCAGGCCGTGGCGGTGAGCACCACGCGGTTGCACAACATTGCCGGCAAATACACTGGAAAGGACGATCCCATCATGCTGGTTCGCGTGCAGGGAGCGTTCCCGGCCACAGGAGAAGTCCTGGCACCGTTCAATCTGGGAGCGTACGTGGCAGGGTTTATGCGCGGCAGCCACAACGGGCCGTTGATGCCCGTCAAGCAGAATACAGGAACGTCCTTCTTTGACGGCCCTCCGATCGTCTCGTGCGCCGCTTATTGCGTTCATCATGGGCGTCTGTCCGGAGCCGTGGACGCTTTTGATCATCCCTACTGGGATCGCGTACGCCAGAAGGTCTCCGACAAGGCCACGGAAATTCGTCGTCAAGGCTTTTTCGGCAATGCCATGCTGCCGTACGCCGAATTGGAATACGGTGGCATTGTCCAAAAGCTCAAAGACTTGGACCAGCGCTTTCAGCTCCGCTGA